From Sporosarcina sp. Marseille-Q4943, the proteins below share one genomic window:
- a CDS encoding methionine ABC transporter permease, protein MPDILLQYEAEIWRSIGETFIMVGVSIAAAVLVGLPIGTLLFLCRKGQVYENPIVFSVLNLLVNIIRSFPFLLLVVFLIPFTRMLIGTAIGTTAATVPLSIIAIAHYSRLVEQSLVDVPRGVMEAAIAMGASVRQVIFKFLFVEARSGLVLGLTTSIISFISYSTIMGVVGGGGIGDFAIRYGYQQFKTDLMMYMIIIMVILVQLIQFTGTTVSRMIDKR, encoded by the coding sequence ATGCCTGATATTTTGCTTCAATATGAAGCCGAGATTTGGCGTTCGATCGGGGAGACCTTCATAATGGTCGGCGTATCAATTGCTGCAGCCGTATTAGTCGGACTTCCTATTGGAACATTGCTCTTTTTGTGCAGGAAAGGGCAGGTGTATGAGAACCCGATTGTCTTTTCCGTATTGAATTTACTAGTAAATATCATCCGGTCCTTCCCGTTCCTCTTATTAGTTGTCTTCCTCATCCCTTTCACGAGGATGCTCATCGGGACAGCCATCGGGACAACGGCCGCAACGGTACCCTTGTCGATCATAGCCATTGCGCACTATTCACGGCTCGTTGAACAGTCGTTAGTTGATGTGCCGAGAGGCGTAATGGAAGCGGCAATTGCAATGGGGGCATCGGTCAGGCAAGTCATTTTTAAATTCCTTTTTGTCGAAGCTCGTTCAGGACTCGTGTTAGGATTAACGACGTCGATCATCAGCTTCATTTCATATTCGACGATAATGGGCGTAGTCGGTGGCGGCGGCATCGGTGACTTTGCAATCCGGTACGGTTATCAGCAATTCAAAACGGATTTGATGATGTACATGATAATCATAATGGTCATACTGGTACAGCTCATCCAATTTACGGGAACGACTGTATCAAGAATGATAGATAAACGATAA